The genomic region ATAGGGGAGCTGCTCCTATCAATTGGGTCATCATTAATGGAGAAAAGAGAACAGGATTAACAACTTTTTTCATAGAAGAAAAAATAGATTCTGGAAAAATTATTTTCCAAAAAGAAATAGAAATAGGAAAAGAGGAAACTGCAGGAGAATTAGAAAATAAACTCAAAAAAATGAGTGGATCTATGATCATAAAAACTTTAGAAAAAATTATGAAAAATCAAATAAAACTTATTGATCAAAAAAATATTAATTCTTTCAAGTATGCACCAAAAATATCTACTAAAGATTGTAGAATACAATGGAATGATCCTTCTATTGAATCCATTTATAATAAAATAAGAGGATTAAGTCCTCATCCTGCTGCATGGACTTTATTATTTTTTAATAAGAAAAAATTTGTTAGGTTCAAAATTTTTATCGTCAAAAAAATACTAAAAAAACATTCTATTCCTATTGGATTAATATTCATTTCATCATATGAAATGCAAATATCCGTTAAAGAAGGTTTTATATCTGTTGTTGAAGGACAAATAGAAGGTAAAAAAAGAATGAATATAAAAGACTTAATTAATGGAATAAAAATAAATAAAAATCTTTTTGTTCTGTAAAACAAGATTTTTATTAAGTTGTAGCTATTTATTTATATTTGCTATCGTTAATTATAAGATTGTTTTATAATTAATTAAAATTAAATTAATTATATAAATTCATGAACAAAACAGAATTGGTTAATTCAATAGCTGAAAAAACTGGAATAACAAAAATAAAAGCTAAAAATGTTACAGATGCATTTATTGAAACAGTAATTGAATCTTTAAAAAAAGGAGATAAGGTAACCCTAGTCGGATTCGGAACCTTTTCTGTTGTAGAAAGAAATCCTAGAAGTGGAGTAAATCCTAGAACAGGAAAAAAAATACATATTCCAGGAAAAAAAGTGGCTAAATTCAAAATAGGAGCAGAATTAACAAAATTGTAAATTTATTAGAAGATAAAGTTTGTATGTAGAAAACAAACTTTATCTTGTTTATTCATGGAGATAATCTATACAAAATCCATTTTTTTTCTTCTTTATCTAGACTGTAAACTAGTCTATCATGAAGTCTATTGGGTTGTCCCTGCCAAAATTCCATTTTATAAGGTTTTATAATATATCCTCCCCAATCAAAAGGACGTTTTATAGTTCTCTTATCAAAAAAATCATTCCATTTATTATATTGTTTTAATAAATATTCTTTAGATGAAATAGTGGAACTTTGTTTAGATGCCCAACATCCTATTTTATTTTCTTTAGGTCTTTTTTGAAAATATTCATCTGATTTTTCTTTTTTGATCTTAGATGTTATTCCTTTAATAAGAATTTGTCTTTCTGTATTTTTCCAATAAAAAGAAAGACATACTTTAGGTATATTTTTAATGGATCTTCCTTTAAAACTATAATAATTTGTATAAAAAATAAATCCTTTTTCAGAATATTCTTTAAGCAAAACAACCCTAGTCTCTGGTCCCCCGTCTTCTCCTATAGTGGAAATAGACATAGCATTAATTTCCTCATTATTTTTTTTATGGAAAAGTTTTTCTTGTTGAAACCAATTATGAAACAATTGAAAAGGTTCTTTTGGAACTTCAGATTCTAATAAAGAATTTTGATGATAATTTTTTCTGTAATTACTTAAATCAAAAGTCATAATTTTTTATTTTTTAAAAATGTATAAAACAAAAATATACTAACTTTATTATGCTGTTATGTGTTTTCTTATTAGAAATAAGGCGTGATAGCTCAGTTGGTCAGAGCGTTGGATTCATAACCCAGAGGTCGGGGGTTCAAATCCCCCTCACGCTATTTATAATATATTAGTTAGAACACAAAAAATATGTATTTCTTTGTTTCTAGTCATTCTCTATTACAAAAATTACATACTTTATATCAAATTGTAAATTCTAAAAACTCAAGTTCAAAATACTTGATTTTTGAAATTATAGAAAATCAATTGAAAATTATTGCTTTATGTGATTCGGAAAATATAGTGAATACATCTATCAAGGTCAATGCAAAAAAATCTACAAAAGAAAAAGTAGTTGTATCTACTAAGTTTATGATAGATATTTTAACCACATTTCCGAATGAAACACTTCTTTTTAAGAAAAACAAAAATGCACTTAATATTTGTTCTGAACAAGGATCTTATAAAATCCCTATCTTTTTTCATAAAGATTCAATTGATTTTTTTCAGAAAAAAAGACCCATATTGAGATCATCTACTATGAAAATAACTTTATTTTCAAATATTATTTCAAAAATATTAAATCAGACGTTATTCGCTGTTGGAGATAAAAAATTTCAACCAATCCTGAATGGAGTTTTTTTTCAATTTTCTCCTTATGAAGCAAATTTTATAGCTACAGATACTTTTCGTCTCGTTAAGTATACTATCAAAAATTTGAAAATTGATAAATCTATTGAATTTACCATTTCAAAAAAATCTCTTGATATAATTAGAAAAATTTTAAAAAAGGAAAAGAATAGCAATGTTGTCATTGAATACAATAATAAGATCAATGTAGTATTTCATTTTCAAAATCATATTTTTTCATGTAGATTAATCAATGAAAAATATCCAGATTATAATTCTGTTATTCCCAATAATAATTGGGACGTTTCTTTTATTATCAATAGACTTTTATTATTAAATACCATCAGAAGAATTTCCATTTTTTCTAAAAAAAGAAAAAATTTCATTTACTTACACTTAAATCATAATAAATTGAAAATATGTGAACAAAATACTATAAACAATGATAATTTTGAGTCTAAAATTAAATGTAAACCTATTTTTGATGATTTAAAAAAAACAGAAAGTATAAAAATGGGTTTCAACTCTAAATTTTTAATTGAAATTTTATCTTCTTTAAATGAAAACTTTATTTGTTTCGAACTGTATTATTCAAATAAAATAGGTATTTTAAAACCCTTTTCTAATGAAAAGAAAAAAAAAGAAGAATCCATTTCTATATTGATTATGTCTACAATATGAAAATATCATACAATTGGTTGAAAAAATATATATCTATTGATATTAATGCGGAAACAGTATCTGGTATTTTGACTGATATTGGATTACCAGTAAAAAGTATAAAAAAAATATTCTATGAGGATGAAATAGAAGACTCTATTTTAGATGTTGAAATAACTCCCAATCGTACGGATGCTATGAGCCATTATGGAATAGCACGTGATTTGTATGCTTTTTTAAAATTACGTGAAAAAACGGTCTATTTGTCCAAACCTCTAATAATAAATGAAAGGATACATCATCATGATAAATATCATGTTCAAGTTTTTATACAAGAAAATAAAAAATGTATCAGATATTCCGGAATGTCCATTTATGGAATAAGAATAGAACCGTCTCCCTATTGGTTAGTTTCTAGACTAAAATCTATAGGTATAAAATCGATTAACAATGTAATGGATGTTATAAATTTTGTTATCTATGAATTAGGACAACCAATCCATGTTTTTGACATGGATCAAATAGAAGAAAAAAAAATTATAATAAAAAATGCGGAAAGAAATACGTATTTTCAATCTTCAGATTGCATCACACGAAAACTTGATGAAGAAGATCTAGTGATCTGTGATGCAAAAAAACCATTGTCTATTGCTGGACTAATTAATAGTATTCAATCTGATATTCATTTAGATACTAAAAATATTTTTCTTGGAAGTGCTTGTTTTAGCCCTATTCTTATCCGTTTAATTGGAAGAAAACACTTAATAAAAACAGAATCACAATATCTTTTTGAAAGAGGAGTAGATCCTAATCAAACTGCATCTGCTTTGCAAAGAACTGCTTTTCTTATAAAAAGTATAACTAAAAAAAAAACATATTTTCATATTATTGATGTTTATCCTAGTCCAATTTATCCTTCAACAATCAAACTTAGATATAATAAAATTAGAAATGTTCTAGGAAAAGAAATCTCCATAAATAAAATAAAAAAAATTTTATCATTATTAGAAATCGTAATTCATTCTGAAAATCAGAAATATTTATTTGTATGTGTTCCGCTTTACAGAATAGATGTTAAAAGAGAAATAGATTTAATCGAAGAAATATTGCGTATTTATGGCATCAATAAAATTAAAATATCTGATCGAGTCAAAATATCCCCAATTCCTAACTGTTTTTACAAAACAGAACATAAAATACAAAAAATACTTTTCGAACAATTAATTTGTTATGGATTTCAGGAAATTATTTCTTCC from Blattabacterium cuenoti harbors:
- the dnaN gene encoding DNA polymerase III subunit beta — its product is MYFFVSSHSLLQKLHTLYQIVNSKNSSSKYLIFEIIENQLKIIALCDSENIVNTSIKVNAKKSTKEKVVVSTKFMIDILTTFPNETLLFKKNKNALNICSEQGSYKIPIFFHKDSIDFFQKKRPILRSSTMKITLFSNIISKILNQTLFAVGDKKFQPILNGVFFQFSPYEANFIATDTFRLVKYTIKNLKIDKSIEFTISKKSLDIIRKILKKEKNSNVVIEYNNKINVVFHFQNHIFSCRLINEKYPDYNSVIPNNNWDVSFIINRLLLLNTIRRISIFSKKRKNFIYLHLNHNKLKICEQNTINNDNFESKIKCKPIFDDLKKTESIKMGFNSKFLIEILSSLNENFICFELYYSNKIGILKPFSNEKKKKEESISILIMSTI
- the pheT gene encoding phenylalanine--tRNA ligase subunit beta; the encoded protein is MKISYNWLKKYISIDINAETVSGILTDIGLPVKSIKKIFYEDEIEDSILDVEITPNRTDAMSHYGIARDLYAFLKLREKTVYLSKPLIINERIHHHDKYHVQVFIQENKKCIRYSGMSIYGIRIEPSPYWLVSRLKSIGIKSINNVMDVINFVIYELGQPIHVFDMDQIEEKKIIIKNAERNTYFQSSDCITRKLDEEDLVICDAKKPLSIAGLINSIQSDIHLDTKNIFLGSACFSPILIRLIGRKHLIKTESQYLFERGVDPNQTASALQRTAFLIKSITKKKTYFHIIDVYPSPIYPSTIKLRYNKIRNVLGKEISINKIKKILSLLEIVIHSENQKYLFVCVPLYRIDVKREIDLIEEILRIYGINKIKISDRVKISPIPNCFYKTEHKIQKILFEQLICYGFQEIISSTMINEDKYSTLLNSFFNREEIRIVNPINQNYKLMRSSLLFGMIDCIEYNYNRINYYNSSIKFFEIGKIYYKQNDKFLEKTYLGIVISKKIEKKHVESQPFFYLKGIVEQIFQKSGINNYTQIFSKHPLLENSISMLYNNKNIVEIGKLKNNILKKKEIFYAEIDWEYLISIIQEKKIIYVPFSKYPTSRRDLSLLVDKTISFEKINQLIKKEENHVIKKIQIYDFYEGDNLPKSKKSYTVSFFFESEKETLNDKIIKYYMKKIESLLKKELKAEIRERK
- a CDS encoding HU family DNA-binding protein; protein product: MNKTELVNSIAEKTGITKIKAKNVTDAFIETVIESLKKGDKVTLVGFGTFSVVERNPRSGVNPRTGKKIHIPGKKVAKFKIGAELTKL
- the fmt gene encoding methionyl-tRNA formyltransferase; translation: MNFFIKLQDKISEFKLQINYMKKFPKIVFIGSTHFSLFPLKELYMKQYNIVGIITSPDNPLHKKGESFSPVKKYALENNIPFLQPVNLLDDSFLKNLKAWNADIQIVVSFKILPQKVWNLPKMGSFNLHASILPQYRGAAPINWVIINGEKRTGLTTFFIEEKIDSGKIIFQKEIEIGKEETAGELENKLKKMSGSMIIKTLEKIMKNQIKLIDQKNINSFKYAPKISTKDCRIQWNDPSIESIYNKIRGLSPHPAAWTLLFFNKKKFVRFKIFIVKKILKKHSIPIGLIFISSYEMQISVKEGFISVVEGQIEGKKRMNIKDLINGIKINKNLFVL
- the pdxH gene encoding pyridoxamine 5'-phosphate oxidase produces the protein MTFDLSNYRKNYHQNSLLESEVPKEPFQLFHNWFQQEKLFHKKNNEEINAMSISTIGEDGGPETRVVLLKEYSEKGFIFYTNYYSFKGRSIKNIPKVCLSFYWKNTERQILIKGITSKIKKEKSDEYFQKRPKENKIGCWASKQSSTISSKEYLLKQYNKWNDFFDKRTIKRPFDWGGYIIKPYKMEFWQGQPNRLHDRLVYSLDKEEKKWILYRLSP